A single window of Modestobacter italicus DNA harbors:
- a CDS encoding HNH endonuclease signature motif containing protein, which yields MVHHYREALDPDGEEPDPTEGRRFSVTRHADGSGTGRFDLDAVGIEKVLAGIESIVQASRPKGDERTRAQQQADALVQLVDNQLAAGNLPTLRTQKPHVVLGLDMDDFVDPATGPGAARTGFGSQISAARARWLACDGSISRIVMGPDGVPLDLGRDHRVVTPGLRKAVEQRDGHCVFAGCDAPTHWCDVHHLIHWINGGETNLANSGLLCERHHTKVHHGFRIERDPGGRWHTWRPDGTEILIGPPLQVEPAASGGASSTPATYWTSACSRPPRPGRVSRDRRPVSRPTLRIPSAT from the coding sequence GTGGTGCACCACTACCGGGAGGCCCTCGACCCCGACGGGGAGGAGCCCGACCCCACCGAGGGACGGCGGTTCTCCGTCACTCGGCACGCCGATGGCAGCGGGACGGGTCGGTTCGACCTGGATGCGGTCGGGATCGAGAAGGTGCTGGCCGGGATCGAGTCGATCGTGCAGGCGTCCCGCCCCAAGGGTGATGAGCGGACCCGGGCTCAGCAGCAGGCCGACGCGCTGGTGCAGCTGGTCGACAACCAGCTGGCTGCCGGGAACCTGCCGACGCTGCGGACGCAGAAGCCGCACGTGGTGCTCGGGCTGGACATGGACGACTTCGTCGACCCGGCCACCGGTCCCGGTGCTGCCCGCACCGGCTTCGGGTCGCAGATCTCGGCCGCGCGGGCCCGCTGGCTGGCCTGCGACGGCAGCATCTCCCGCATCGTGATGGGCCCCGATGGGGTCCCGCTGGACCTGGGACGGGACCACCGGGTGGTCACCCCCGGGCTCCGCAAGGCCGTGGAGCAGCGGGACGGGCACTGTGTGTTCGCCGGCTGTGACGCCCCGACGCACTGGTGCGACGTCCATCATCTGATCCACTGGATCAACGGTGGGGAGACCAACCTGGCGAACTCCGGGCTGCTGTGCGAACGGCACCACACCAAGGTCCACCATGGCTTCCGGATCGAACGAGATCCCGGCGGCCGATGGCACACCTGGCGGCCCGATGGCACCGAGATCCTCATCGGACCACCGCTCCAGGTGGAACCGGCTGCCAGCGGTGGTGCGTCGAGCACGCCGGCGACGTACTGGACGTCTGCCTGCAGCCGACCGCCGCGACCCGGTCGGGTGAGCCGGGACCGACGGCCGGTTTCTCGTCCGACCCTCCGGATACCGTCAGCGA
- a CDS encoding DUF222 domain-containing protein has product MQSALDALAAQDLFALPSGAVLARTAALLQLANRVAAELTRTVRHADATGAAEHDGKKTIASWLRGHGHLTPGEAGRVVRSGRALEHLPATAAAFADGTVTASQVAAIAPIADDAARAAADAQGVDLGAGRHRPGAGRCRAQ; this is encoded by the coding sequence ATGCAGTCCGCGCTCGACGCCCTCGCCGCTCAGGACCTGTTCGCGCTGCCCTCGGGTGCGGTCCTGGCGCGCACGGCGGCGCTGCTGCAACTGGCCAATCGGGTCGCCGCGGAGCTGACCCGCACCGTCCGGCATGCCGATGCCACCGGAGCGGCCGAGCACGACGGCAAGAAGACCATCGCGTCCTGGCTCCGCGGCCACGGCCACCTCACGCCGGGCGAGGCCGGCCGGGTGGTCCGCTCGGGTCGGGCGCTGGAGCACCTGCCGGCCACCGCGGCGGCGTTTGCCGACGGCACGGTGACCGCGTCTCAGGTGGCCGCGATCGCGCCGATCGCGGACGACGCGGCGCGGGCCGCCGCCGACGCGCAGGGCGTGGACCTGGGCGCTGGGCGTCATCGACCAGGCGCTGGTCGTTGTCGCGCACAGTGA
- a CDS encoding methionine synthase, translated as MASLELPDDGSTPGGEPDSTDLRPVPTPWGPASGVGSLPGTDPVEALRLVTGELPDFPHLPELPGRGAGADMIGRAAALLVDLHVDLTPAGWRLVSRPGADERRAQEMLARDLDALFEVAERYTGPFKVQVAGPWTLAAGLERTRGDRAVVDQGARRDLAQSLAEGIAAHVADVSARVPGAQVVVQLDEPSVPAVLQGGLPTVSGFGKLSAVEAHLVEELLTRFVDRVPAPVVVHCCAQRAPLDLFRAAGAAGLSFDLGAVQDLDAVGTAVEAGTHLLVGVVPGTDTTLPPAKSTASRLSAWWNELGFPADQLHAAVTLTPACGLAGASPAYARTAMAHVREAAKYLQPE; from the coding sequence GTGGCCTCCCTCGAACTGCCCGACGACGGCTCCACCCCGGGCGGCGAGCCCGACAGCACCGACCTGAGGCCGGTCCCCACCCCGTGGGGGCCGGCCTCCGGCGTCGGCTCCCTCCCCGGCACGGACCCGGTCGAGGCCCTGCGGCTGGTGACGGGTGAGCTGCCGGACTTCCCGCACCTGCCCGAGCTCCCCGGCCGCGGGGCCGGCGCGGACATGATCGGCCGCGCGGCGGCGCTGCTGGTCGACCTGCACGTCGACCTGACCCCGGCCGGCTGGCGGCTGGTCTCCCGGCCCGGTGCCGACGAGCGGCGGGCGCAGGAGATGCTGGCCCGGGACCTGGACGCGCTGTTCGAGGTCGCCGAGCGGTACACCGGACCGTTCAAGGTGCAGGTGGCCGGACCGTGGACCCTCGCGGCCGGGCTGGAGCGGACCCGCGGTGACCGGGCCGTCGTCGACCAGGGAGCGCGTCGCGACCTCGCCCAGTCGCTGGCCGAGGGCATCGCCGCGCACGTCGCCGACGTCTCCGCCCGGGTGCCCGGCGCGCAGGTCGTCGTCCAGCTGGACGAGCCGTCGGTGCCCGCCGTCCTGCAGGGCGGCCTGCCCACGGTGAGCGGGTTCGGCAAGCTCTCCGCGGTCGAGGCGCACCTGGTGGAGGAGCTGCTGACCCGGTTCGTCGACCGGGTGCCCGCCCCGGTCGTCGTCCACTGCTGCGCGCAGCGGGCGCCGCTGGACCTGTTCCGCGCCGCCGGGGCCGCCGGGCTGTCCTTCGACCTCGGTGCGGTGCAGGACCTGGACGCCGTCGGCACGGCCGTGGAGGCCGGCACCCACCTGCTCGTCGGGGTCGTCCCGGGCACCGACACCACCCTGCCGCCGGCCAAGTCGACCGCGAGCCGGCTGAGCGCCTGGTGGAACGAGCTCGGCTTCCCGGCCGACCAGCTGCACGCCGCCGTCACCCTCACCCCGGCCTGCGGCCTGGCAGGCGCGAGCCCCGCCTACGCCCGGACGGCGATGGCCCACGTCCGCGAGGCCGCCAAGTACCTGCAACCCGAGTGA
- a CDS encoding bifunctional metallophosphatase/5'-nucleotidase, with translation MAAATVVGLPTAASAAPKDVTVQLLAMNDFHGRVSETTGSDSQLLTAPGLDGAYGSADDVKTVVGGSANVATTVKDLQASFDDTTKGPHTSLFVGAGDLISASPFESSVFKDEPTIEVLNAMGLDASSVGNHEFDRGTEELRRISAATDGTFTDDVTECEGVTVGVDGCFGTDGHEFEGADFPYLAANVISNETGEPMLPPYQVFTTPANQKVAMIGVVTKTTPSIVSPTGIADVRFIDEAEAVNTWVPRLQAMGIQAIGVLIHEGGTAGNAAPPTPAYDGCAGLTGPIVDINQRIDPAVDLIVSAHSHNAYNCKIADGSGEERLVTQAGYYGRLVSDIRLSLDRTTGDVNRAATYSATNVPVTRTAPDPTVQAIVDYWNGRAAEAGNAVVGSITADITRAYTTPAPTPAVPNPAPVENRGGESSLGNLVAQAQLEALQSDQYGNPVIAFMNPGGLRTDLTYASSQGGEAPGEVTFRELFNVQPFSNTVNAVTLTGAAIKDVLEQQFPSAARSSQLILGTSAGFSYQYNAAAPAGQRVVAGSITLNGVAIDPAASYRVVANSFLIGGGDSFTAFTTGTDPITGPVDADTAVAYFEAHSPVSPPAADHAKPV, from the coding sequence GTGGCCGCTGCCACGGTCGTGGGGCTGCCCACCGCCGCCTCCGCCGCACCCAAGGACGTCACCGTCCAGCTGCTGGCGATGAACGACTTCCACGGCCGGGTCTCCGAGACCACCGGCTCCGACAGCCAGCTGCTCACCGCGCCGGGTCTCGACGGCGCCTACGGGTCCGCGGACGACGTCAAGACCGTCGTCGGCGGCAGCGCGAACGTCGCCACGACGGTGAAGGACCTGCAGGCCTCCTTCGACGACACCACCAAGGGCCCGCACACGTCGCTGTTCGTGGGCGCGGGCGACCTGATCAGCGCCTCGCCGTTCGAGTCGAGCGTGTTCAAGGACGAGCCGACGATCGAGGTGCTCAACGCCATGGGGCTGGACGCCTCGTCGGTCGGCAACCACGAGTTCGACCGGGGCACCGAGGAGCTGCGCCGCATCTCCGCGGCCACCGACGGGACCTTCACCGACGACGTCACCGAGTGCGAGGGCGTGACGGTCGGCGTCGACGGCTGCTTCGGCACCGACGGCCACGAGTTCGAGGGGGCGGACTTCCCGTACCTCGCGGCGAACGTCATCTCGAACGAGACCGGCGAGCCGATGCTGCCGCCGTACCAGGTCTTCACGACGCCGGCGAACCAGAAGGTGGCCATGATCGGCGTGGTCACGAAGACGACGCCGAGCATCGTGTCGCCGACGGGCATCGCCGACGTGCGCTTCATCGACGAGGCCGAGGCGGTCAACACCTGGGTGCCCCGGCTGCAGGCCATGGGCATCCAGGCCATCGGCGTGCTGATCCACGAGGGCGGCACGGCCGGCAACGCGGCACCGCCCACGCCGGCCTACGACGGCTGCGCCGGGCTCACCGGACCGATCGTCGACATCAACCAACGGATCGACCCCGCGGTCGACCTGATCGTCAGCGCGCACTCGCACAACGCCTACAACTGCAAGATCGCCGACGGCAGCGGCGAGGAGCGCCTGGTCACCCAGGCCGGCTACTACGGCCGGCTGGTCAGCGACATCCGCCTGTCCCTGGACCGCACGACCGGTGACGTCAACCGGGCGGCGACCTACTCGGCCACCAACGTGCCGGTGACCCGCACCGCCCCGGACCCCACGGTCCAGGCGATCGTCGACTACTGGAACGGCCGGGCGGCCGAGGCCGGGAACGCGGTGGTCGGGTCGATCACCGCGGACATCACCCGCGCGTACACCACCCCCGCGCCGACCCCCGCCGTGCCGAACCCGGCGCCGGTGGAGAACCGCGGCGGCGAGTCCAGCCTGGGCAACCTGGTCGCCCAGGCCCAGCTCGAGGCACTGCAGTCGGACCAGTACGGCAACCCGGTGATCGCCTTCATGAACCCGGGTGGGCTGCGCACCGACCTCACGTACGCGTCCAGCCAGGGCGGTGAGGCGCCGGGTGAGGTGACCTTCCGGGAGCTGTTCAACGTCCAGCCGTTCAGCAACACCGTCAACGCGGTGACCCTGACCGGCGCGGCGATCAAGGACGTGCTCGAGCAGCAGTTCCCCTCCGCTGCGCGCAGCTCCCAGCTGATCCTGGGGACGTCGGCGGGCTTCTCCTACCAGTACAACGCGGCGGCACCGGCAGGCCAGCGGGTCGTCGCCGGGTCGATCACGCTGAACGGCGTGGCCATCGACCCGGCTGCGAGCTACCGCGTGGTGGCGAACTCGTTCCTCATCGGCGGCGGCGACAGCTTCACGGCCTTCACGACGGGCACCGACCCGATCACCGGGCCGGTCGACGCCGACACCGCCGTGGCCTACTTCGAGGCGCACTCCCCGGTCAGCCCGCCCGCGGCCGACCACGCCAAGCCCGTCTGA
- the mnmA gene encoding tRNA 2-thiouridine(34) synthase MnmA, translated as MRLIAAMSGGVDSAVAAALAVEAGHEVTGVHLALSPDRQTLRSGARGCCSVEDAHDARRVADSLGIPFYVWDLADRFREDVVEDFVAEYAAGRTPNPCLRCNEKIKFSAVLDRAQALGFDAVVTGHHARLVDGELRRSVDAAKDQSYVLGVLTARQLAGAVFPLGSMTKERVRELAAERGYAVATKPDSHDICFISDGDTRGFLARRLGDQPGPVVDAATGATVGTHAGAYGFTIGQRRGLGVSAGDQRPRYVLGIEPVSRTVTIGTAEQAEVDEVVTQVPTWTGPVPELPFTAAVQLRAHGSPVGCTVTGTEEGGLRIGFTERQRGVAPGQSAVLYAPDAERGDRVLGQGTVLRARERSASLHT; from the coding sequence ATGAGGCTCATCGCCGCGATGAGCGGGGGAGTGGACTCCGCGGTCGCCGCCGCCCTGGCCGTCGAGGCCGGGCACGAGGTGACCGGGGTCCACCTGGCGCTGTCCCCGGACCGGCAGACGCTGCGCAGCGGCGCCCGCGGGTGCTGCAGCGTGGAGGACGCCCACGACGCCCGCCGGGTCGCCGACTCCCTCGGCATCCCGTTCTACGTCTGGGACCTCGCCGACCGGTTCCGCGAGGACGTCGTCGAGGACTTCGTGGCCGAGTACGCCGCCGGCCGCACGCCCAACCCGTGCCTGCGCTGCAACGAGAAGATCAAGTTCTCCGCCGTGCTGGACCGGGCGCAGGCGCTGGGCTTCGACGCCGTCGTCACCGGCCACCACGCACGGCTGGTCGACGGCGAGCTGCGCCGCTCGGTCGACGCGGCCAAGGACCAGTCCTACGTGCTGGGCGTGCTCACCGCGCGGCAGCTGGCCGGGGCGGTGTTCCCCCTGGGGTCGATGACCAAGGAGCGGGTCCGCGAGCTGGCCGCCGAGCGCGGCTACGCGGTGGCCACCAAGCCCGACTCGCACGACATCTGCTTCATCTCCGACGGCGACACCCGGGGCTTCCTGGCCCGCCGGCTGGGGGATCAGCCCGGCCCGGTGGTCGACGCGGCCACCGGCGCGACCGTGGGCACCCACGCCGGCGCGTACGGCTTCACCATCGGGCAGCGCCGCGGGCTGGGGGTCAGCGCCGGTGACCAGCGGCCGCGCTACGTGCTGGGCATCGAGCCGGTCAGCCGCACGGTGACGATCGGCACCGCCGAGCAGGCTGAGGTGGACGAGGTGGTCACCCAGGTGCCGACCTGGACCGGTCCGGTGCCGGAGCTGCCGTTCACGGCCGCGGTCCAGCTGCGGGCGCACGGGAGCCCGGTCGGCTGCACCGTCACCGGCACCGAGGAGGGCGGCCTGCGGATCGGGTTCACCGAGCGGCAGCGCGGCGTGGCCCCGGGGCAGTCCGCCGTGCTCTACGCCCCGGACGCCGAGCGGGGCGACCGGGTGCTCGGCCAGGGCACGGTGTTGCGCGCGCGTGAACGGTCGGCGTCGCTCCACACCTGA
- a CDS encoding cysteine desulfurase family protein, with protein sequence MTYLDHAATTPMLPSALAAMTEQLARVGNASSLHASGREARRVAEQSREQLAAALGARPSEVLFTGGGTEGDNLAVKGLYWARRAADQGRRRIVASPAEHHAVLDSVEWLEKHDDAEVTWLRVEPDGRITPDALAEALGDGRDVAVASVMWANNEIGAVSDLAALAEVAHAVGVPLHTDAVQAIGQLPVDFGASGVDALTMTGHKLGGPMGAGALLLRRDAECTPLLHGGGQERDVRSGTLDVAAIVGLAAATRSAVDERGERAARLTALRDRLVAGVVDRVPDAQLNGPALDDVVAGGPGRLPGNAHLSFPGAEGDALLMLLDARGIECSTGSACSAGVARPSHVLLAAGADPSRARSSLRFSLGHTSTDADVDAVLDVIAPVVERARRAGAR encoded by the coding sequence ATGACGTACCTGGACCACGCTGCGACGACGCCGATGCTGCCGTCGGCGCTGGCGGCCATGACCGAGCAGCTGGCCCGGGTCGGCAACGCGTCCTCGCTGCACGCCAGCGGCCGCGAGGCCCGGCGGGTCGCCGAGCAGTCCCGCGAGCAGCTGGCCGCCGCGCTGGGCGCCCGGCCGTCGGAGGTGCTGTTCACCGGCGGGGGCACCGAGGGCGACAACCTCGCCGTCAAGGGCCTGTACTGGGCCCGTCGCGCCGCCGACCAGGGCCGCCGCCGGATCGTGGCCAGCCCGGCCGAGCACCACGCCGTCCTGGACAGCGTGGAGTGGCTGGAGAAGCACGACGACGCCGAGGTCACCTGGCTGCGGGTCGAGCCGGACGGGCGGATCACCCCCGACGCGCTCGCCGAGGCCCTCGGCGACGGCCGGGACGTCGCCGTCGCCAGCGTGATGTGGGCCAACAACGAGATCGGCGCGGTCAGCGACCTCGCCGCGCTCGCCGAGGTCGCGCACGCGGTGGGGGTGCCGCTGCACACCGACGCGGTGCAGGCCATCGGCCAGCTCCCGGTCGACTTCGGGGCCAGCGGCGTCGACGCGCTGACGATGACCGGCCACAAGCTCGGTGGCCCGATGGGCGCCGGTGCGCTGCTGCTGCGCCGGGACGCCGAGTGCACCCCGCTGCTGCACGGCGGCGGCCAGGAGCGCGACGTCCGGTCCGGCACCCTCGACGTCGCGGCCATCGTCGGGCTCGCCGCGGCCACCCGGTCCGCCGTCGACGAGCGCGGTGAGCGCGCCGCCCGGCTGACCGCGCTGCGCGACCGGCTGGTGGCCGGCGTCGTCGACCGGGTGCCCGACGCGCAGCTCAACGGGCCGGCCCTGGACGACGTCGTCGCCGGCGGCCCGGGACGGCTGCCCGGCAACGCGCACCTGTCCTTCCCGGGCGCCGAGGGTGATGCGCTGCTCATGCTGCTCGACGCCCGCGGCATCGAGTGCTCGACCGGGTCCGCCTGCAGCGCCGGGGTCGCCCGGCCCAGCCACGTGCTGCTCGCCGCCGGCGCCGACCCCTCCCGCGCCCGCAGCTCGCTGCGCTTCAGCCTCGGCCACACCTCGACCGACGCCGACGTCGACGCCGTCCTGGACGTCATCGCCCCGGTGGTGGAGCGGGCCCGGCGGGCGGGGGCCCGATGA
- a CDS encoding MFS transporter encodes MGGPGTPGLLDGRHRLTTVGLLLLVTLVAFESMAVATAMPTAVTELDGLAWFGWPFTAFLVAQVVGMVVGGDVGDRRGARAGLLAGVAVFAVGLLACGLAADMALFVAGRAVQGFGGGLISVALYVAIGQAYDASLRPRLFGATAAAWVLPALVGPLVAGALTTSVGWRWVFLGLLPLVLVGLCLVLPALRDLTVPADPPPARVARRWWALLAGLGVGALQYAGQRLDLLGAVLAVVGLTALAAGLRPLLPRGTVRARRGLPTVVAARGLLAGSFFGMDALLPLTLSAVHGYSPTAAGIPLTAGAVGWAAASQVQGRYAGASRVQLLRLGFVLLAVGLAGTAVTAVPGVGGWPAYLTWALAGLGMGLGMPSVGVLLLAQSPEHRRGADSAALNIADVTASALCIGLTGVLVAAATAGLLPMRGVLVVVAAVYAALAVAGAVVAGRAAAPVAAAAPAGATTLAGP; translated from the coding sequence GTGGGAGGACCAGGGACGCCGGGGCTGCTGGACGGCCGGCACCGGCTGACCACCGTGGGCCTGCTGCTCCTGGTCACCCTGGTGGCCTTCGAGTCGATGGCGGTGGCCACCGCGATGCCCACCGCGGTCACCGAGCTCGACGGGCTCGCCTGGTTCGGCTGGCCCTTCACCGCCTTCCTCGTGGCCCAGGTGGTCGGCATGGTGGTCGGCGGGGACGTCGGTGACCGGCGGGGTGCCCGGGCCGGGCTGCTCGCGGGCGTCGCGGTGTTCGCCGTCGGCCTGCTCGCCTGCGGCCTGGCGGCGGACATGGCGCTCTTCGTGGCCGGGCGCGCGGTGCAGGGCTTCGGCGGCGGGCTGATCTCGGTTGCGCTCTACGTCGCGATCGGGCAGGCCTACGACGCGTCGCTGCGGCCCCGGCTGTTCGGCGCCACCGCCGCGGCCTGGGTGCTGCCCGCGCTCGTCGGCCCCCTGGTGGCGGGCGCGCTGACCACCTCGGTGGGCTGGCGGTGGGTGTTCCTGGGCCTGCTGCCGCTCGTGCTGGTCGGGCTCTGCCTGGTGCTGCCGGCCCTGCGCGACCTCACCGTCCCGGCGGACCCGCCGCCGGCCCGGGTGGCCCGGCGCTGGTGGGCCCTCCTGGCCGGTCTCGGCGTCGGCGCGCTGCAGTACGCCGGCCAGCGGCTGGACCTGCTCGGTGCCGTCCTGGCCGTCGTCGGGCTGACCGCGCTCGCTGCCGGGCTGCGGCCGCTGCTGCCGCGCGGAACGGTCCGCGCCCGCCGCGGCCTGCCCACCGTCGTCGCCGCCCGCGGCCTGCTGGCCGGCTCCTTCTTCGGCATGGACGCGCTGCTGCCGCTCACGCTCAGCGCGGTGCACGGCTACAGCCCCACGGCCGCCGGGATCCCGCTCACCGCCGGCGCCGTGGGGTGGGCGGCCGCCTCGCAGGTGCAGGGCCGGTACGCCGGTGCCTCGCGGGTGCAGCTGCTCCGGCTGGGCTTCGTGCTGCTGGCCGTCGGCCTGGCCGGCACCGCGGTGACCGCCGTCCCGGGCGTGGGTGGCTGGCCGGCCTACCTGACCTGGGCCCTCGCCGGGCTGGGCATGGGGCTGGGCATGCCCAGCGTCGGGGTGCTGCTGCTGGCGCAGTCGCCCGAGCACCGCCGCGGGGCGGACTCCGCGGCCCTCAACATCGCCGACGTCACCGCCTCGGCGCTGTGCATCGGCCTGACCGGTGTGCTGGTGGCGGCGGCCACCGCCGGCCTGCTGCCGATGCGCGGCGTCCTCGTCGTGGTGGCCGCGGTCTACGCCGCGCTGGCCGTCGCCGGGGCGGTGGTCGCCGGCCGTGCGGCCGCACCGGTCGCGGCGGCGGCCCCGGCGGGCGCGACTACTCTGGCGGGGCCATGA
- a CDS encoding electron transfer flavoprotein subunit alpha/FixB family protein, which yields MAEVLVLVEVNPAAGGPRKTTLEALTAARALGEPSAVVIGAPGTAAGVKDALGEYGAAKVYVAESPEVEEYLVAPKAEVLAQLVASVSPAAVVIPSSPEGKEVAGRLAIKTGSGFLTDVTEIHPDGTATQVAFAGATIVHSKVTVGTPIYTLRGNSVTPEPAPGAATEETVQVTLSDAARTTKVTDRVVEQKSSRPELTEASIVVSGGRGVASAENFSVIEGLADSLGAAVGASRAAVDSGFYPHSFQVGQTGKTVSPQLYIAVGISGAIQHRAGMQTSKTIVAVNKDPEAPIFELADFGVVGDLNTVVPAATQQISARKG from the coding sequence ATGGCTGAGGTCCTGGTCCTGGTCGAGGTGAACCCGGCTGCGGGTGGCCCGCGGAAGACGACGCTGGAGGCGCTGACCGCCGCCCGTGCGCTCGGTGAGCCCTCCGCGGTGGTGATCGGTGCCCCGGGCACCGCCGCCGGCGTCAAGGACGCGCTCGGCGAGTACGGCGCGGCGAAGGTCTACGTCGCCGAGTCCCCCGAGGTGGAGGAGTACCTGGTCGCCCCCAAGGCCGAGGTGCTCGCCCAGCTGGTCGCGTCGGTGTCGCCCGCGGCCGTGGTCATCCCCTCGTCGCCGGAGGGCAAGGAGGTCGCCGGCCGGCTGGCGATCAAGACCGGCTCGGGGTTCCTGACCGACGTCACCGAGATCCACCCCGACGGCACCGCCACCCAGGTGGCGTTCGCCGGGGCGACGATCGTGCACTCGAAGGTGACGGTCGGCACGCCGATCTACACGCTGCGCGGCAACTCGGTCACCCCCGAGCCGGCGCCCGGTGCGGCGACCGAGGAGACCGTGCAGGTCACGCTCTCCGACGCGGCGAGGACGACGAAGGTCACCGACCGGGTCGTGGAGCAGAAGTCCTCGCGCCCGGAGCTGACCGAGGCCTCGATCGTGGTCTCCGGCGGCCGCGGGGTGGCCAGCGCGGAGAACTTCTCCGTCATCGAGGGGCTCGCCGACTCCCTCGGTGCGGCCGTCGGTGCCTCCCGCGCCGCGGTGGACTCCGGCTTCTACCCGCACTCGTTCCAGGTCGGGCAGACCGGCAAGACCGTCTCGCCGCAGCTGTACATCGCGGTCGGGATCTCCGGGGCCATCCAGCACCGGGCCGGCATGCAGACGTCGAAGACCATCGTCGCGGTCAACAAGGACCCCGAGGCGCCGATCTTCGAGCTCGCCGACTTCGGCGTCGTGGGAGACCTGAACACCGTCGTCCCGGCCGCCACCCAGCAGATCTCCGCGCGCAAGGGCTGA
- a CDS encoding electron transfer flavoprotein subunit beta/FixA family protein, with product MNIVVLVKQVPDSGSERKLDPSDNTVARATADNVINEMDEYAIEEALTVKEAHGGEVTILTVGPDTATDAIRKALSMGADKAVHVSDPAIHGSCAVQTSAVIAAALGTLEYDLVLCGAEATDAQLSVMPALLAERLGLPQLSGARKLTVEGGMAKIERQTDGGYWEVEAPLPAIVSTWDTINEPRYPSFKGIMAAKKKPVQTLTLADLGIDPSTVGLASATSAVVDSAGRPPKGEGVKVTDEGDGADKLVGYLAAQKIV from the coding sequence ATGAACATCGTCGTTCTGGTCAAGCAGGTCCCCGACTCGGGCAGCGAGCGGAAGCTGGACCCGTCGGACAACACCGTCGCGCGGGCCACCGCCGACAACGTGATCAACGAGATGGACGAGTACGCCATCGAGGAGGCCCTCACGGTCAAGGAGGCCCACGGCGGTGAGGTCACCATCCTGACCGTCGGCCCCGACACCGCCACCGACGCGATCCGCAAGGCGCTGTCGATGGGCGCGGACAAGGCCGTGCACGTCTCCGACCCGGCGATCCACGGCTCGTGCGCGGTGCAGACCTCCGCGGTGATCGCCGCGGCGCTGGGCACGCTGGAGTACGACCTGGTGCTGTGCGGCGCGGAGGCCACCGACGCGCAGCTGTCGGTGATGCCGGCGCTGCTGGCCGAGCGGCTGGGCCTGCCCCAGCTGTCCGGTGCGCGCAAGCTCACCGTCGAGGGCGGGATGGCGAAGATCGAGCGGCAGACCGACGGTGGGTACTGGGAGGTCGAGGCGCCGCTGCCGGCGATCGTGTCCACCTGGGACACCATCAACGAGCCGCGCTACCCCTCGTTCAAGGGGATCATGGCGGCGAAGAAGAAGCCGGTGCAGACCCTGACGCTGGCCGACCTGGGCATCGACCCGAGCACCGTGGGTCTGGCGTCGGCCACCAGCGCGGTCGTGGACTCCGCCGGTCGCCCGCCCAAGGGCGAGGGCGTCAAGGTCACCGACGAGGGCGACGGCGCGGACAAGCTCGTCGGCTACCTCGCCGCCCAGAAGATCGTCTGA